Proteins encoded in a region of the Pseudomonas putida genome:
- a CDS encoding MFS transporter: MNNTLDVRQLIDQQPIGRYQKWVVFLGFLIIALDGLDVAIIGFIAPQLKSDWHLGAQSLGPVLSAALIGLALGALIAGPLADRYGRKAVLLYSVLLFGIWTLASAFSPNLDTLVALRFLTGLGLGAAMPNASTLVSEYAPARSRSLLITLAFCGFSLGAAMGGFVSAWMIPNLGWRSVLVLGGVLPLLVLPLLYWRLPESVTFLVSKGAERKRIMAIVRRLAPEHVNADTTFVMPGNAPAAGGAIGTILSPRYRFGTCMLWAGYVLALFLVYLFSGWLPTLVKEGGGFSVSEAAIVTACFQIGGPVGAISVGWAMDRCNPQRVLMLTFLFSGAVIFTIGQVVGDFAWLCAIACAVGFGLNGASVGMNALAAAFYPTQARATGASWMSGIGRIGAVLSAFAGAQMLALGWSFAQVFASLLVPAGLAALAVLLQGWHVSRASSVTNATYYQ, encoded by the coding sequence ATGAACAACACGCTCGACGTGCGCCAACTGATCGACCAGCAACCCATCGGCCGCTACCAGAAATGGGTGGTGTTCCTCGGCTTTCTCATCATTGCGCTGGACGGCCTGGACGTCGCCATCATCGGCTTCATTGCCCCACAACTGAAAAGCGATTGGCACCTGGGTGCGCAAAGCCTGGGCCCGGTTTTGAGCGCCGCGCTGATCGGCCTGGCGCTTGGCGCGCTGATTGCCGGGCCCCTGGCGGACCGCTACGGGCGCAAGGCGGTGCTGCTGTACAGCGTGCTGCTGTTCGGCATCTGGACCTTGGCCTCGGCCTTTTCACCCAACTTGGACACCTTGGTTGCGCTGCGCTTTCTCACGGGCCTGGGCCTGGGGGCGGCCATGCCCAATGCCAGCACCTTGGTCAGTGAATACGCCCCAGCACGCAGCCGCTCACTGCTGATTACCCTGGCGTTCTGCGGGTTCTCCCTGGGGGCGGCGATGGGTGGGTTCGTCAGCGCCTGGATGATCCCCAACCTGGGGTGGCGCAGTGTTCTGGTGCTGGGTGGGGTGTTGCCGCTGCTGGTCCTGCCGCTGCTGTATTGGCGCCTGCCGGAATCGGTAACGTTCCTGGTCAGCAAAGGTGCAGAGCGCAAGCGCATTATGGCCATTGTCCGCCGCTTGGCACCTGAGCATGTCAACGCCGACACCACCTTTGTCATGCCCGGCAACGCCCCGGCTGCAGGTGGAGCCATCGGCACCATCCTCTCACCGCGCTATCGCTTTGGTACCTGCATGCTCTGGGCGGGCTATGTGTTGGCGCTGTTTCTGGTCTATCTGTTCAGCGGCTGGCTGCCGACGCTGGTGAAGGAGGGCGGTGGTTTTTCGGTCTCGGAAGCGGCCATTGTCACGGCCTGTTTCCAGATAGGCGGCCCGGTGGGGGCGATTTCAGTGGGTTGGGCCATGGACCGTTGCAATCCGCAGCGGGTGTTGATGCTGACGTTTCTGTTCAGTGGCGCGGTTATCTTCACGATTGGCCAAGTGGTGGGGGATTTCGCCTGGCTGTGCGCCATAGCCTGCGCTGTGGGCTTTGGGCTGAACGGCGCGAGTGTTGGCATGAATGCATTGGCGGCGGCCTTTTACCCTACGCAAGCGCGGGCGACCGGGGCCAGCTGGATGAGCGGCATTGGGCGCATCGGCGCCGTGCTCAGCGCCTTCGCCGGGGCTCAGATGCTGGCGTTGGGCTGGAGTTTTGCACAAGTGTTTGCATCATTACTGGTCCCTGCCGGGTTGGCGGCTTTGGCCGTATTGCTGCAAGGGTGGCATGTGAGCAGGGCTTCATCCGTCACTAATGCGACGTATTACCAATAG
- a CDS encoding NIPSNAP family protein, whose amino-acid sequence MDKPVVDHRIYTIRPRCMAAFLEAFDQLAMPILLRHLGAPLAFYTSSIGPLNQVVHLWGYDSLDDFEKRSAARDADPDFAAYLHATRDLVVAQETRIIRPVRLPSLG is encoded by the coding sequence ATGGACAAGCCTGTGGTCGACCACCGTATCTACACCATTCGCCCACGCTGCATGGCGGCGTTTCTCGAAGCCTTTGACCAGTTGGCGATGCCGATCTTGCTGCGCCACCTCGGCGCACCCCTGGCGTTCTACACCAGCAGCATCGGCCCGTTGAACCAGGTGGTGCACTTGTGGGGCTATGACAGCCTCGATGATTTTGAAAAGCGCAGCGCGGCGCGGGATGCCGACCCGGACTTTGCTGCCTATCTGCATGCCACCCGCGACCTTGTGGTAGCGCAGGAGACACGGATCATAAGGCCTGTGCGCTTGCCCAGCCTGGGCTGA
- a CDS encoding FAD-dependent oxidoreductase, giving the protein MNTRSCDVLVIGAGAGGLATAITAKKLGLDVIVIEKDDCFGGTTAFSGGVLWVPGNPHGAEDSHAAAMTYLRNEAGACFDAAGVEAFLRYAPQMVAFFERETAVKFVPTLYPDYHPQVEGGVDVGRSILAAPYDIRGLGPDMARLRPPLKTITFIGMMFNSSNADLKHFFNVTRSLTSFVYVAKRLITHLKELALYRRGTQVTSGNALAARLVRSALDLGIPILTGTPARQLLHEEGRVTGALVGQADSEQRIQARRGVVLACGGFSHDLQRLRQAYPHVRRGGEHFSPVPAGNTGDGARMAEALGAKVDIRLQAAAAWMPVSKVPVAGGRHIAFPHLLDRYKPGVIGVLRSGQRFTNESNSYHDVGAALIEACAGQAETAMWLVCDRRTLAKYGLGFAKPAPMPLGPLLRNGYLLKGKTLAELAGKAGIDAQGLQQTVREYNLGAVQGEDRQFGRGSTSFNRYLADPQQQPNPCVAPVGEGPYFAVKVIMGDLGTFDGLRTSVVGEVLAADGQAIDGLYAVGNDRASIMGGTYPGAGITLGPIMTFGYITGRHLAGVEQGLAAAGNAREVA; this is encoded by the coding sequence ATGAATACGCGTAGCTGCGATGTACTGGTAATCGGCGCGGGGGCTGGCGGCCTGGCGACAGCCATCACGGCGAAAAAGCTTGGCCTGGATGTCATCGTCATTGAAAAGGACGACTGCTTTGGTGGCACCACGGCGTTTTCCGGTGGCGTGTTGTGGGTGCCGGGCAACCCGCACGGGGCCGAGGACAGCCATGCAGCGGCCATGACCTACCTGCGCAACGAAGCCGGTGCCTGTTTCGATGCGGCGGGGGTGGAAGCCTTCTTGCGCTACGCGCCGCAGATGGTGGCGTTTTTCGAGCGCGAAACGGCGGTCAAGTTCGTGCCCACGCTGTACCCCGATTACCACCCACAGGTGGAGGGTGGTGTCGATGTGGGCCGCTCGATACTGGCCGCTCCTTACGACATTCGTGGCCTGGGGCCGGACATGGCGCGCCTGCGCCCGCCGCTGAAGACCATCACGTTCATTGGCATGATGTTCAATTCGTCGAATGCCGACCTCAAGCATTTCTTCAATGTCACCCGCTCGCTGACTTCGTTCGTGTATGTGGCCAAGCGCCTGATAACCCATTTGAAGGAGCTTGCCCTGTACCGACGTGGCACCCAGGTCACCAGCGGCAATGCCCTGGCAGCGCGGCTGGTACGCTCGGCACTGGACCTGGGCATCCCGATTCTCACAGGTACACCGGCGCGGCAACTGCTGCATGAAGAGGGTCGAGTGACAGGGGCATTGGTCGGGCAGGCTGACAGCGAGCAGCGCATTCAGGCCCGGCGTGGGGTGGTACTGGCTTGTGGCGGTTTCTCCCATGATTTGCAACGGCTGCGCCAGGCCTACCCGCATGTGCGGCGTGGCGGCGAGCACTTTTCGCCGGTGCCGGCGGGCAATACCGGTGACGGTGCGCGCATGGCCGAGGCGTTGGGGGCCAAGGTCGATATCCGCCTGCAGGCAGCCGCCGCCTGGATGCCGGTATCGAAGGTGCCAGTGGCTGGCGGGCGGCACATTGCCTTTCCGCATTTGCTCGACCGCTACAAGCCAGGTGTGATCGGCGTGCTGCGTTCGGGGCAGCGTTTCACCAACGAGTCGAACTCTTACCATGACGTGGGCGCAGCATTGATCGAAGCCTGCGCCGGTCAGGCAGAAACCGCCATGTGGCTGGTGTGCGACCGCCGCACCCTGGCCAAGTATGGCCTGGGCTTTGCCAAGCCTGCACCGATGCCGTTGGGGCCCTTGTTGCGTAATGGTTACCTGCTCAAGGGCAAGACCCTGGCCGAGCTGGCGGGCAAGGCCGGTATCGACGCGCAAGGGCTGCAGCAGACCGTGCGCGAATACAACCTTGGCGCGGTGCAGGGCGAAGACCGCCAGTTCGGTCGCGGCAGCACCAGCTTCAACCGCTACCTGGCCGACCCGCAGCAACAGCCCAACCCGTGCGTGGCGCCGGTGGGCGAAGGGCCGTACTTTGCCGTGAAGGTGATCATGGGCGACCTGGGCACCTTCGACGGGCTACGCACCAGCGTGGTCGGTGAAGTATTGGCGGCCGATGGGCAGGCCATCGACGGCCTGTACGCGGTGGGTAATGACCGCGCCAGCATCATGGGTGGCACTTACCCCGGCGCGGGCATCACCCTGGGGCCGATCATGACCTTTGGCTACATCACTGGCCGTCACTTGGCAGGTGTCGAGCAGGGGCTGGCGGCGGCGGGCAATGCACGGGAGGTGGCGTGA
- a CDS encoding SDR family NAD(P)-dependent oxidoreductase: MNNNKIASQWLGLDSAVCVVTGAAGGIGAALAAALVEQQAHVVLLDRDLDKCRELAATLGEHSTGEVSALACDIADPASVEQAAAQVQALHGRCDVLVNNASVLRPGALDTLSLEQWNQVLAVNLSGYLLCAQAFGRSMLARGQGRIVHVASIAAHYPQPNSGAYSAAKAGVSMLSRQLAVEWGPRGVRSNAVCPGLIRTPLSAAFYADPQVERQRSAMTANRRIGEPQDIAEAVLFLASRRADYINGAELTVDGGLECMPMALIPRPGFEGAGQ, from the coding sequence ATGAACAACAATAAGATTGCCTCTCAGTGGCTGGGCCTGGACTCGGCCGTATGCGTGGTAACCGGCGCCGCCGGCGGCATTGGTGCCGCGCTGGCCGCAGCCTTGGTGGAGCAGCAGGCCCACGTGGTGCTGCTGGACCGCGACCTGGACAAATGCCGCGAACTGGCGGCCACCTTGGGTGAGCACAGCACGGGCGAAGTCAGCGCCCTGGCCTGTGACATTGCCGACCCGGCCAGCGTGGAGCAAGCGGCTGCCCAGGTGCAGGCACTGCATGGGCGCTGCGATGTGCTGGTCAACAATGCCAGCGTGCTGCGCCCCGGCGCGCTGGACACGCTGAGCCTGGAGCAATGGAACCAGGTGCTGGCGGTCAACCTCAGCGGCTACCTGTTGTGTGCCCAGGCCTTCGGCCGCTCGATGCTGGCTCGCGGCCAGGGCCGCATCGTGCATGTAGCCTCGATTGCCGCCCATTACCCGCAACCCAACAGCGGTGCCTACAGCGCGGCCAAGGCTGGCGTGAGCATGCTGTCGCGGCAGCTTGCCGTGGAGTGGGGGCCGCGGGGTGTGCGCAGCAACGCCGTGTGCCCGGGCTTGATCCGCACGCCCTTGTCGGCGGCGTTCTATGCCGACCCGCAGGTGGAACGCCAGCGTAGCGCCATGACCGCCAACCGTCGCATTGGTGAGCCGCAGGATATCGCCGAGGCCGTGCTGTTTCTGGCCAGCCGCCGCGCCGACTATATCAACGGCGCCGAGCTGACCGTGGATGGCGGGCTGGAGTGCATGCCCATGGCATTGATCCCGCGCCCGGGCTTCGAGGGGGCTGGCCAATGA
- a CDS encoding helix-turn-helix domain-containing protein has product MNKIPNYALYGETAQPVWHEALHVEQISQRSGAHNWEIAAHRHEGLLQLLYLQSGGGEVLFDSDRLQVHAPCVVYVPAQVVHGFHWAGQVEGQVITAAQHPLESIAQVLAPNLLVQLRKPQVVALPKWAADEDPLLPLCRALREEYHNRAREHVASSMALLLTLMIQVLRHEPHLPQGEQRPVSRRSQQLTAFRELVDMHYRAHRPLADYAAELGMTLATLGRLCQEHLGMTPMNVINARQVLEAKRMLGHSSLSVKEIAHELGFADVGYFSRFFRKQAGVSPSAFREGH; this is encoded by the coding sequence ATGAACAAAATCCCCAATTACGCCCTGTACGGTGAAACCGCACAGCCGGTGTGGCACGAAGCCCTGCACGTGGAGCAGATTTCCCAGCGCTCTGGCGCGCACAACTGGGAAATCGCCGCACACCGTCACGAAGGCTTGCTGCAGCTGCTGTACCTGCAAAGCGGTGGCGGTGAAGTGCTGTTCGACAGTGACCGGTTGCAGGTTCATGCGCCTTGCGTGGTGTATGTGCCGGCGCAAGTGGTGCATGGCTTTCATTGGGCCGGCCAGGTCGAGGGCCAGGTGATCACTGCCGCGCAACACCCGCTGGAGAGCATCGCCCAGGTGCTGGCGCCCAACCTGCTGGTGCAACTTCGCAAACCGCAGGTGGTCGCCCTGCCGAAATGGGCCGCTGATGAGGACCCGTTGCTGCCACTGTGCCGGGCCCTGCGCGAGGAATACCACAACCGCGCCCGCGAGCATGTGGCCAGCAGCATGGCGCTATTGCTGACGCTGATGATCCAGGTGCTGCGCCATGAGCCGCACCTGCCCCAGGGGGAACAGCGACCGGTATCCAGGCGCAGCCAGCAGTTGACCGCTTTTCGCGAGCTGGTAGACATGCACTACCGCGCGCACAGGCCACTGGCAGACTACGCCGCCGAACTGGGCATGACCCTGGCGACGTTGGGGCGGTTATGCCAGGAGCACCTGGGCATGACACCCATGAACGTGATCAATGCCCGCCAGGTGCTGGAGGCCAAGCGCATGCTTGGGCATTCGAGCCTTAGTGTGAAAGAGATCGCCCATGAACTGGGGTTTGCCGATGTGGGGTATTTCAGCCGGTTCTTTCGCAAGCAGGCTGGGGTGAGCCCGAGTGCTTTCCGTGAAGGCCATTGA
- a CDS encoding IclR family transcriptional regulator — translation MGITADSGGVRSVERALAIVDLLGEHQALGLEELHYLTALPKATVSRMLATLQEQGWVYRGLSDRRYRLCARRLFGDRQLRFKRRLVESAAPMLLELSERTGLVADLSCFDGQRLEVMESAIPQVLRKRYPHTCQIVGHHASLFHSAMGRACLGELAEDEVQRLAAHARLGDDTLLRDIEEEAHKGFGQRTEGHWEYPVRLPFLIRAIALPVHAEGRLAGSIALHWPLDQAPVERVLNLHLSSLATTVGEVQRALAV, via the coding sequence ATGGGCATCACGGCAGACAGCGGCGGCGTGCGTTCGGTGGAGCGGGCGCTGGCCATTGTCGACCTGCTGGGCGAACACCAGGCACTGGGCCTGGAAGAACTGCATTACCTGACGGCGCTGCCCAAGGCCACGGTGTCGCGCATGCTTGCCACCCTGCAGGAGCAAGGCTGGGTGTACCGTGGCCTGAGCGACAGGCGCTACCGGCTGTGCGCGCGGCGGCTGTTCGGTGACCGCCAGTTGCGCTTCAAGCGGCGCCTGGTGGAAAGCGCCGCGCCCATGCTGCTGGAGCTGAGTGAACGCACTGGGCTGGTAGCGGACCTGTCGTGCTTCGACGGCCAGCGGCTGGAAGTGATGGAAAGCGCCATTCCCCAGGTGTTGCGCAAGCGTTACCCGCACACCTGCCAGATCGTCGGGCACCATGCCAGCCTGTTCCATTCGGCGATGGGGCGGGCCTGCCTGGGTGAGCTGGCGGAGGACGAAGTGCAGCGCCTGGCGGCCCATGCGCGGCTGGGTGACGACACGTTGCTGCGCGATATCGAAGAAGAAGCCCACAAGGGCTTTGGTCAGCGGACCGAGGGGCACTGGGAGTACCCGGTGCGCCTGCCGTTCCTGATCCGCGCCATTGCCTTGCCGGTGCATGCCGAAGGGCGCCTTGCCGGGAGCATTGCCTTGCACTGGCCGCTGGACCAGGCGCCGGTGGAGCGGGTATTGAATTTACACTTGAGCAGCCTGGCGACCACCGTCGGCGAGGTGCAGCGGGCCTTGGCTGTTTGA
- a CDS encoding amidase, translating to MKPLAIDPIVALDAEALSQAIHGGQLSCREVMQAYLAHIERFNPQVNALVSLRPAEVLLAEADERDRELARGHSRGWMHGMPQAIKDLAATAGLRTTLGSPLFAEQVPEQDAISVARVRASGALIVGKSNVPEFGLGSQTYNSLFGTTTNAYDSGRVAGGSSGGAAAALAMRLLPVADGSDMMGSLRNPAAFNNVFGLRPSQGRVPHGPAPELFVQQLATEGPMGRSVVDVARLLSIQAGVDARVPLSLSEGRRDFTDALQRDFRGVRVGWLGDYNGYLPMDDGVMSLCESALADFAELGCQVEACQPAFDLARLWQCWLSHRHFLVHGNLGAAYADPAKRALLKPEAQWEVEGGLQMSAAALYQASLDRSDWYRALAKLFERYDFLLLPSAQVFPFDARQPWPTAVGGRAMDTYHRWMEVVIGPTLAGLPSISVPVGFNAGGLPMGLQIIGPAQADHAVLQLAYAHEQLTRWVERCPPQCLQGS from the coding sequence GTGAAGCCGCTAGCCATCGACCCCATCGTTGCCCTCGATGCAGAGGCATTGTCCCAGGCCATTCATGGCGGCCAGCTGTCGTGCCGGGAGGTGATGCAGGCTTACCTTGCGCATATCGAACGCTTCAACCCGCAGGTCAATGCGCTGGTGTCGCTGCGCCCGGCCGAGGTGCTGCTGGCCGAGGCCGACGAGCGCGACCGCGAACTTGCCCGTGGCCATTCGCGCGGCTGGATGCATGGCATGCCGCAGGCGATCAAGGACCTGGCCGCCACCGCCGGGCTGCGCACCACCCTGGGTTCGCCGCTGTTCGCCGAGCAGGTGCCCGAGCAGGATGCGATCAGCGTGGCGCGGGTGCGGGCTAGCGGGGCGCTGATCGTGGGCAAGAGCAACGTGCCTGAGTTCGGCCTCGGCTCGCAAACCTACAACAGCCTGTTTGGCACCACTACCAATGCCTACGACTCAGGGCGGGTGGCCGGTGGCAGCAGCGGCGGGGCGGCTGCGGCACTGGCCATGCGCTTGCTGCCGGTGGCCGACGGCAGCGACATGATGGGCTCGCTGCGCAACCCGGCGGCGTTCAACAACGTGTTCGGCCTGCGCCCGTCACAAGGCCGGGTGCCGCATGGGCCGGCGCCGGAGTTGTTCGTGCAGCAGCTGGCCACCGAGGGGCCGATGGGCCGCAGTGTGGTCGATGTGGCGCGGTTGTTGTCGATACAGGCTGGCGTCGACGCACGGGTGCCGCTGTCGTTAAGCGAAGGCCGGCGCGATTTCACCGACGCCTTGCAGCGCGACTTCCGAGGTGTGCGGGTCGGCTGGCTGGGCGACTACAACGGTTACCTGCCGATGGATGACGGGGTGATGAGCCTGTGCGAGTCGGCGCTGGCCGACTTTGCCGAACTGGGCTGCCAGGTCGAGGCCTGCCAGCCGGCATTCGACCTGGCACGCTTGTGGCAATGCTGGCTGAGCCATCGCCACTTCCTGGTGCACGGCAACCTCGGCGCGGCCTATGCCGACCCAGCCAAGCGCGCACTGCTCAAGCCCGAAGCCCAGTGGGAGGTGGAAGGTGGCTTGCAGATGAGTGCGGCGGCGCTGTACCAGGCCTCGTTGGACCGCAGCGATTGGTACCGCGCCTTGGCCAAGCTGTTCGAACGTTACGATTTCCTGCTGTTGCCCTCGGCCCAGGTGTTCCCTTTCGATGCACGCCAGCCATGGCCGACGGCGGTCGGCGGGCGGGCGATGGACACCTATCACCGTTGGATGGAGGTGGTGATCGGGCCAACCCTGGCCGGCTTGCCGAGCATCAGCGTGCCGGTCGGGTTCAATGCTGGCGGCCTGCCCATGGGCCTGCAGATCATAGGCCCGGCGCAGGCGGACCATGCCGTGTTGCAGCTGGCGTATGCCCATGAGCAGCTCACCCGCTGGGTGGAGCGTTGCCCGCCACAATGCCTGCAGGGTTCATGA
- a CDS encoding citrate-proton symporter: MQTSSTGVSRTRQVVAAVIGNALEWYDFIVYGFLASIIARQFFPSDDEYASLLMALATFGVGFFMRPVGGVLLGMYSDRKGRKAAMQMIIRLMTVSIAMIAFAPDYLAIGMAAPLLIVVARMLQGFATGGEYASATAFLVESAPAHRKGLYGSWQLVGQCLAVFSGAAMVALVTHLCTPEALDSWGWRIPFVLGLLIGPVGLWIRKHMEEPEEFVEARRQAKGQSPSLWQVLREHRRSLLVSMGLACGATVSFYVVLVNMPTFAHKNLGLPLDQVLLVQMLAVGLMTVVIPLSGALSDRLGRRPVLMAFTLAFFVMVYPLYVWVAAAPSVERLLVMQLLLCTAIGGFFGPAPTALAEQFPVEVRSTGVSVAYNVAVMVFGGFAPLIVTWLSKVLGTPVAPSFYVLFACLLTLLATYCLKEAPRAGQPATFNLGVKP, from the coding sequence ATGCAGACTTCGAGCACTGGCGTGTCGCGTACCCGGCAAGTGGTCGCCGCCGTTATCGGCAATGCCCTGGAATGGTATGACTTTATCGTGTACGGCTTTTTGGCCAGCATCATTGCCCGGCAGTTTTTCCCGTCCGACGATGAATACGCTTCGCTGCTGATGGCCTTGGCCACCTTCGGCGTCGGCTTTTTCATGCGCCCGGTGGGTGGCGTGTTGTTGGGCATGTATTCCGATCGCAAGGGCCGCAAGGCGGCCATGCAGATGATCATCCGCCTGATGACCGTGTCGATCGCGATGATCGCCTTTGCCCCCGACTACCTGGCCATCGGCATGGCGGCGCCGCTGTTGATCGTGGTCGCGCGCATGCTGCAGGGCTTTGCCACGGGTGGCGAGTATGCCAGCGCTACGGCGTTTCTGGTGGAAAGCGCGCCGGCCCACCGCAAGGGGCTATATGGCTCGTGGCAATTGGTAGGGCAGTGCCTGGCGGTGTTCTCCGGCGCGGCCATGGTGGCCCTGGTTACTCACCTGTGCACGCCTGAAGCGCTGGACAGCTGGGGCTGGCGTATTCCCTTCGTGCTGGGCCTGCTGATCGGCCCGGTGGGGCTGTGGATTCGCAAGCATATGGAAGAGCCCGAAGAGTTCGTCGAGGCGCGCCGCCAGGCCAAGGGACAGTCGCCCAGCCTGTGGCAGGTACTGCGTGAACATCGGCGTAGCCTGCTGGTGTCGATGGGCCTGGCCTGTGGCGCGACGGTGTCGTTTTACGTCGTGTTGGTGAACATGCCGACCTTCGCCCACAAGAACCTTGGGCTGCCGCTGGACCAGGTGCTGCTGGTACAGATGCTCGCGGTCGGGCTGATGACCGTGGTGATTCCGTTGTCTGGCGCGCTGTCTGACCGGTTGGGTCGGCGCCCGGTGCTGATGGCCTTCACCCTGGCGTTCTTCGTGATGGTCTACCCGCTGTATGTGTGGGTGGCCGCCGCGCCCTCCGTGGAGCGGCTGCTGGTCATGCAACTGCTGCTGTGCACCGCCATTGGCGGCTTCTTTGGCCCGGCACCTACCGCCTTGGCCGAGCAGTTCCCGGTCGAGGTGCGTTCCACTGGCGTGTCGGTGGCCTATAACGTAGCGGTAATGGTGTTCGGCGGCTTTGCCCCGTTGATCGTGACCTGGCTGAGCAAAGTGCTGGGTACCCCGGTGGCGCCATCGTTCTACGTGCTGTTCGCCTGCCTGCTGACGCTGTTGGCTACCTACTGCCTGAAAGAAGCACCCCGGGCGGGCCAGCCTGCCACTTTCAACCTTGGAGTAAAACCGTGA
- a CDS encoding M20 aminoacylase family protein — protein sequence MSRHQHILAWLNDVASDLHAIRHDIHAHPELGFEESRTSALVARLLLEWGYEVHTGIGKTGVVGVLRNGSSPRRLGLRADMDALPIHEATGAAYSSQHQGCMHACGHDGHTTMLLGAARYLAATRQFDGTLTLIFQPAEEGQGGAEAMLADGLLERFPCDALFGMHNMPGLPAGHLGFREGPMMASQDLLTVTLDGVGGHGSMPHLTVDPLVAAASVVMALQTVVARNIDAQEAAVVTVGALQAGEAANVIPQQALLRLSLRALNAEVRAQTLERVRAIIVSQAESFGCRASIEHRPAYPVLVNHAAENAFATQVGVELLGAEAVDGNTRKLMGSEDFAWMLQRCPGAYLFIGNGVSRPMVHNPAYDFNDDILLTGAAYWGALAERWLAPA from the coding sequence ATGTCCCGACATCAGCACATTCTGGCCTGGCTGAACGATGTGGCCAGCGACCTGCACGCGATCCGTCACGATATCCATGCCCACCCGGAACTGGGGTTCGAAGAAAGCCGCACTTCGGCGCTGGTCGCCCGGCTGCTCCTGGAATGGGGCTATGAAGTACACACCGGCATCGGCAAAACCGGTGTGGTCGGCGTGCTGCGCAATGGCAGCAGCCCACGCCGCCTGGGCCTGCGCGCCGACATGGACGCGTTGCCCATCCACGAAGCAACGGGCGCGGCCTACAGCAGCCAGCATCAAGGCTGCATGCACGCCTGTGGCCATGACGGGCACACCACCATGCTGCTGGGCGCGGCGCGCTACCTGGCGGCGACCCGGCAGTTCGACGGCACGCTGACGCTGATCTTCCAGCCGGCCGAAGAGGGCCAGGGTGGCGCCGAGGCAATGCTGGCCGACGGCCTGCTGGAACGCTTCCCCTGCGATGCACTGTTCGGCATGCACAACATGCCTGGGCTGCCGGCCGGGCACCTTGGCTTTCGCGAGGGGCCGATGATGGCCTCGCAAGACCTGCTCACGGTGACCCTCGACGGGGTGGGCGGCCATGGCTCGATGCCGCACCTGACCGTCGACCCGCTGGTGGCAGCGGCCAGTGTGGTGATGGCGCTGCAAACCGTGGTGGCGCGCAATATCGATGCGCAGGAGGCGGCGGTGGTCACCGTCGGTGCGTTGCAGGCTGGCGAAGCGGCCAACGTGATCCCGCAACAGGCGCTACTGCGCCTGAGCCTGCGCGCGCTGAACGCCGAAGTACGGGCGCAGACCCTGGAACGGGTGCGGGCGATCATCGTCAGCCAGGCCGAAAGCTTTGGCTGCCGCGCCAGCATCGAACACCGCCCGGCTTACCCGGTGCTGGTCAACCATGCAGCGGAAAATGCCTTCGCCACGCAGGTAGGGGTAGAGCTGCTCGGTGCCGAGGCGGTGGATGGCAACACCCGCAAGCTGATGGGCAGTGAAGACTTCGCCTGGATGCTGCAGCGCTGCCCGGGCGCCTACCTGTTCATTGGCAATGGGGTATCGCGGCCGATGGTGCACAACCCGGCCTATGACTTCAACGACGACATCCTGCTGACCGGCGCCGCCTACTGGGGCGCGCTGGCAGAGCGCTGGCTCGCGCCCGCCTGA
- a CDS encoding SMI1/KNR4 family protein, with protein MYVYVDGGDLCFYMGGAPAGIESSSLDYCPDLPADFKQFYSKLHNGFGFYIGCTMGPSRLEDFVQIKDLCDEEYPALPDMLGVFSSGAGDYLAIGEGAFKGEAFIWWHEKPDTPTKGIDVWDVMDSWMSIFLENSESNENFRA; from the coding sequence ATGTATGTTTACGTCGATGGTGGTGATTTGTGCTTCTATATGGGGGGCGCTCCAGCAGGTATTGAAAGTTCGAGTTTAGATTACTGTCCTGACCTGCCTGCGGATTTTAAGCAGTTTTACTCAAAGCTGCATAATGGCTTTGGTTTTTACATCGGTTGTACCATGGGTCCATCGAGACTAGAGGATTTCGTTCAAATAAAGGACCTATGTGACGAAGAGTATCCAGCGCTTCCCGATATGTTAGGCGTATTTTCTAGCGGGGCTGGTGATTACTTGGCTATAGGTGAGGGGGCATTTAAGGGTGAGGCGTTTATTTGGTGGCATGAAAAGCCAGATACTCCTACGAAAGGAATCGATGTTTGGGATGTAATGGATTCGTGGATGTCAATATTTTTGGAGAATTCAGAGTCAAACGAGAACTTTCGGGCGTAA